The genomic segment CCCGGTGCGGCCACGTCCGAGATCGAGCGCCGGGTCGGCCTGCGGATGGAGCGGCAGAAACTGCTGGTCTCGGAGCGGGCGCCGCACTTCGTCGCCGTCATGGACGAGGGCGCGCTGTACCGGCCGTTCGGCGGACGCGACGTCATGCGCGGGCAGCTGAGCCATCTGATGGAGGTCGCGCAGCAGCCGAATGTGACCGTCCACGTCCTGCCGTTCGAAATCGGCGGCCACGCGGCGGGCGGCGGTGCGTTCACCCTGCTGCGATTCCCGGAATCCGACCTGTCGGACCTGGTCTATCTGGAGCAGCTCACCAGCGCGCTGTACATCGACAAGCGTGAGGAAGTGGACTTCTACGACAAGACCATGGAAAGGCTCTGCGCGGACAGTCTTTCCGCCGAGCGCTCGCTCGAGCGACTCCGCAAGATCCATCAACAGGCTTGATACGAAGGTAATATGACGCAGCATCACTAACGCGTGCCGCATCGGCCACCGCGAAAGGGATAAAGTGTCGTACTTCTCCGAGTTGGCTCTTCAGTACATCGACGGTGAGTGGCGCTCCGGCTCCGGCTCCTGGGACATCGTCGATTTCAATCCCTACAACGGGGACAAACTCGCCTCGATCACGGTGGCGACGAAGGCCGAGGTGGACCAGGCGTACCGGGCGGCGGAACGGGCCCAGACCGCCTGGGCCGAGACCAACCCGTACGCCCGCCGGCTGGTCTTCGAGCGCGCGCTGAAGGTCATCGAGGAGCACGAGGCCGAGATCACCGAGGCGATCATCGCCGAGCTGGGCGGCACGTATCTCAAGGCCGGCTTCGAGCTCGCCCTCACCAAGGACATGCTGCGGCAGTCGATGCAGCTCGCGCTGCACCCCGAGGGACGGATCCTGGCCTCCCCGGTGGACGGCAAGGAGAACCGCCTCTACCGGAAGCCGGTCGGCGTCGTCGGGGTGATCAGCCCGTTCAACTTCCCGCTCTTCCTCGGTCTGAAGTCCATAGCCCCGGCGCTGGCGCTCGGCAACGCCGTGGTGCTCAAGCCGCACCAGAACACCCCGGTGGTCGGCGGCACGCTGATCGCGAGGATATTCGAGGAGGCGGGCCTGCCGGCCGGTCTCTTCAACGTCGTCATCACGGACATCGCCGAGATCGGCGACAGCTTCATCGAGCACCCGGTGCCCAAGGTCATCTCCTTCACGGGTTCCGACCACGTGGGCCGGCACGTCGCCACGGTCGCCGCCTCGCACTTCAAGCGGACCGTGCTGGAGATGGGCGGCAACAGCGCGCTCGTCGTCCTGGACGACGCCGACCTGGACTACGCGGTCGACGCCGCGGTGTTCAGCCGCTTCGCCCACCAGGGCCAGGTGTGCATGGCGGCCAACCGGGTGCTGGTGGACCGCTCGGTGGAGCAGGAGTTCACCCGGAAGTTCGTCGCGAAGACCGCCTCGCTGATCGTCGGGGACCCGGCCGACCCGGCCACCCAGATCGGCCCGCTGATCAACACCCTCCAGGCCGAGCGCATCACGGCCGAGGTCGCCCAGGCCGTCGAGGCGGGCGCCACGGCGCTGCTGCTCGGTGAGGCCGACGGAGCCGTCGTGTCACCGACCGTGCTCGGCGACATCCCGGCGGACGCCGCGATCCTGCGCCGTGAGCTGTTCGGTCCCGTGGTCCTGGTGGTGCCCTTCGACGGTGAGGAGGAGGCGGTCAGGATCGCCAACGACACCCCGTTCGGGCTCAGCGGCGCCGTCCACACCCGGGACATCGAGCGCGGTGTGCGCTTCGCCCAGCGCATCGACACCGGGATGATGCACGTCAACGACGGCACCATCGCGGACGAGCCGATCGTGCCCTTCGGCGGCGAGAAGGCCTCCGGTGTGGGGCGGCTCAACGGCGATGCCACGGTGGACGCGTTCACGACCGTGAAGTGGATCTCCATCCAGCACGGACGCAGCCGGTTCCCGTTCTGACCGGCGCTCCCGTTTCCGCTCGGACCAGGACGCCGATCCCGTTCTGACCAGCACTCCGACGCCCCGGTAGCCCGGCTCTGCACGGCCGTCAGATCGATCTTCACTCGGACGGGTGAAGATACGTATCTGTTCCGGGCTACCGCCTCCCCTGTGCGAATTTCCTCCGGATACGGTGACCGTAGGTCACCCAGGCCCCGGTGGTCGCTCGCACGGTCGGCCGCGGGAGGGGACACCGGTGCAGGATGATGCCCACAGTGATCCGCCGATCGGCCCGCCGTATCTGGTACCCCCGGCCAATCCGTATGCGCGCACCTACCGGATCGACGGGTTCACCGTCGTGGAGCTGCGCGGTGAACTGGACATCGACACCGCGCGGTTCGTGGCCCCGCACCTGGATCTCGTCTCCGGCGGACCGCCACCGCTCCGGGTCGTCGTCGACCTGTGCCCGCTGGAGTTCATCGACTGCTACGGCCTGTCCCTGCTCTGCCGTGCCCGCCGCCGTGTCCAGGCCAGGGGCGGGGAGCTGAGAACGGTCTGCGACCGCCCGTCGACCCTGCGGTTGCTGCGGCTGACCGGCCTTGCCGAGGCATTCCACCCGGTGCCGAACCTCGCGCGCGCCATGGGCGGTTGAGCGCGGCCCGCCCCGGTAGCGGGTGCTGAGGAATGGTGTTTGCCTGAGGTAGTCCGAATTGGACACCTTTCAGGAGGAAATGGTCATGTCCAAGCACGCAGCCCGCAGCGCCCACTCCAAGGGCATGAGGCATACCGAGCAAGTGGATGCCGCGCAGGCGAAGCACCGCGCCAACGAAGTGCGGGAGAACCTGGACGCTTTCGAGCACAACGAGAGCCCCAAGGCGGAACGGCAGCACGTGCGCGAGCCCCAGGAGTAGCGGCTGACGGTTGAGGGGCGGGTCCCGGTACGGGGCCCGCCCCTCAACCGGTCGGCGGACACCCGGATGCGGGGGTGGACAAACCGGGTGATCCTGTGCCGGACAGCTCAGAGGGCAATCGGAGGGTCGTCAGCCATGGCGTCGATGGACATCCCGGCCGGTGGGAAGGACGCGGCGAAAGCCGCTTCGCCGGCCACCAGCGCGGCGCGTGTGCCGGGCAAGCAGTACATGTCGTGGCTGACGCTGGCGTTCATGACCACCAGTTCGGTGGCCAGCCTCCGCGCGGCGCCGTCCATGGCCGTCTACGGCCTCGCCGCCGTCTTCCTCTACGTCGTGCCCGCGATCGTGTTCCTGATCCCGACGGCGCTGGTCTCGGCCGAGCTGGCGTCGGGCTGGAACGGCGGTGTGTACCGCTGGGTGAGCGAGGGGCTGTCGAAGCCGATGGGCTTCCTGGCGGTGTGGTGCCAGTTCGCGATGACGATCTTCTACTACCCGAGCCTGCTGGCCTATGTGGCGAGCACCTTCGCGTACATCATCGATCCGCGGCTGGCGAGCAACGGCCTCTATGTGGCCATCGTGATCGTGGTGCTGTTCTGGACCGGTGTCTGGGTCTCCTCGCGCGGCACGAAAGCCGTGGCGGGCCTGGCGAGCGGCGGCCTGATCATCGGCACCCTCATCCCGGGTGCGGTACTGGTGATCCTCGGCTTCGTCTTCCTCGGCCAGGGCAACACCTCGGCCGCGCCGATGGACGCCTCGCACATCCTGCCGCAGTGGACCGGGCTGGCGAGCCTCGTGCTGATCGTCAACAACTTCCTGTCGTACTCCGGCATGGAGATGAACGCGGTGCACGTCTCCTCGCTGCGGAACCCGGACAAGGAGTTCCCCAAGTCGATGTTCACCGCGATGGGCCTGGTGCTGCTGATCTTCATCCTTCCGGCGCTGGCGGTCAGCTGGGTCGTCCCGGCCCACGACCTGAGCCTGACGGCCGGGGTCATCCAGGCGTTCGACGCCTTCTTCTCCTACTTCAACGTCGGCTGGCTCACGCCGGTCTTCGGCGTGATGCTCGTCGCGGCGGCGCTCGGCGGCATGCTGACCTGGCTCGCCGGACCGTCCAAGGGCCTGCTGCTGATCTCCCGGCAGGAGGGCTATCTGCCGCCGTTCCTGCAGCGGCTCAACAGGTTCGGCGTCCAGCAGAACATCCTCGTCGCGCAGGGTGTGGTCACCACCGTCATCGCGCTGCTCTACGCGTTCATCCCCAACGTCTCCAGCGCGTACTGGATCTTCTCCGTCATCACCACGCAGATCTACCTGATCGTCTATCTGCTGATGTTCGCGGCGGCGATCCGATTGCGGAAGACCCAACCGGACCATCCACGCGGCTACCGGGCCCCCGCGCTGCCCGTGCTGTGCGTCGTCGGCCTGCTGTCGTCGCTCGCGGCGCTCGTCATCGGCTTCGTGCCGTCCTCGCAGTTCGGCGGCGGCAGCGTCCTCGCCTACGTGGGCATCGTCACGGCCGGGCTCCTCCTGCTGGGGCTGCTGGTGCCGTACCTGTTCTACACACTGCGCAAGCCCAGCTGGCGCCAGCACGTGGACGAGGACCCGGCAGAGGCGGGAGTCGACGCATGAAGCGCAGCGCGGGAAACATGAAGCGCACCCTCATGGCGTCCGAGCACCGGTGGATCTACATCGGCTCGATCGTGCTGCTGGTGGTCTTCGCCGTCATCGGGATCATCCAGTACACGACCCTGCGCGAGACGGCCAAGGCCAACGACAAGGCCAATCAGCTCTCCAAGCTGCTCACCGACGCCGGCTACCCGGTGCCCGACCACGACCTGATCGTCCGGACCCTGGGCGACGACGGCGCGTCGCTGTGCAGGGACCCGGGCAACTCCCTGATCAAGGCCCAGGCCAAGGCGGCACTAGTCAACGGCGCGAGCGGACCCGGTACGCGCCCGGTCATCGCCGACAGCGAGGCGATCAGCGCGGCCTCGCTGGCCGTCTCCGTCTACTGCCCGGACAAGCTCGGTGACTTCGAGAAGGCGTACGGCGGCCTCAAGTACGACGACACCGTGAAGAAGTGACCGCCGCCACCGCAACCCCGCACCCTCCAGGAGCCGTGTGATGTCCGACGACCTCAAACAGCGCATCAGCGGCCTGATGCCCCGCGCCAAGGCCGACCTGACGGAGCTGGTCGCCATGACCTCGGTGGCCGACCCCCGCCAGTACCCGGCGGAGGAGTGCCACCGCACCGCGCGGTGGGTCGCGGACGCCTTCACCGAGCTGGGCTTCACCGACATGCGGCTGGCCGACACCATCGACGGCAGCAAGGCCGTGCTCGGCCACCGGCCGGGCCCGCCCGGCGCGCCGACCGTGCTGCTCTACTGCCACTACGACGTGCAGCCGCCCCTCGACGACGCCGCCTGGACCAGCCCGCCCTTCCAGCTCACCGAGCGCGACGGGCGCTGGTACGGGCGCGGCACCGCGGACTGCAAGGGCAACATCGCCATGCACCTCACAGCGCTGCGCGCGCTCGGCGACGACATCCCCGTCACGCTGAAGTTCATCGCCGAGGGATCCGAGGAGCAGGGCACCGGCGGTCTGGAGGACTTCGTCCCGAAGAACGCCGAGGAGCTGCGCGCCGACGCGATCCTGGTCTGCGACACGGGCAACGCGGCCGTCGGCGTCCCCGCCGCGACCGTCACGCTGCGCGGGCTCGCGAACGTCGTGGTCACCGTCACCGCGCTGGACTCCGAGATGCACTCCGGGATGTTCGGCGGGCCCGCCCCCGACGCCCTCGCCGCGCTCATCCACATGCTCGCGTCGCTGCGCGACAGCCGGGGCAACACCACCGTCGACGGCCTGGACAACACCAGGACGTGGACCGGGGAGGGCTACGACCCGGAACAGTTCCGCACCGACGCGCACATGGTGGCGGGCACCGAGCTGCTCGGCGACGGCACCGTCTCCGACATGCTGTGGGCCCGCCCGGCCCTCACCGTCCTCGGTATCGACTGCCCGCCCGTCGTCGGCTCCTCCGCCGCGATCCAGGCCACCGCCGCCGCGCGCCTCAACCTGCGGGTGCCGCCGGGCACCGACCCGCGCACGGCGCAGGACGCGCTCGCCGCGCACCTGGAGAAGGCCGCGCCCTGGGGAGTGCGGGTGGAGATCGAGCGGGAGTCGTCCGGCGCGCCCTTCGAGGCCGTCACCACGGGGCCGGCCTACGCCGCCCTGGGGGCGGCCATGGAGGAGGCGTACGGCAAGCCCATGACGACGCTCGGGCAGGGCGGCTCGATTCCGCTGTGCAACGTCTTCGCGGACACCTACCCCGGGGCCGAGATCATCCTGATGGGCGTCGAGGAACCGCTGTGCCTCATCCACGCGCCGAACGAGAGCGTCGACCCGACCGAGATCGCGAACATGGCGCTGTCCGAGGCGCTGTTCCTGCGGAGCTTCGGGAAGAAGTAGCGGCGGCGGGAGCGGGTTACGGCCCGGAAGCGGTGACGGACGGTGCCGCCGGCCCGGCCGGCGGGGCCGGCGGGGGCGGGGTGCCCAGCCGCCGGGCCACCGGCTTCTCGTGCGCGATCACATAGCCGACGCAGACCCCGATCGTGATGACGGTGAAGAGCACGATCAGCCAGGACAGCAGGACGAAGAGCGACCCGAACGGGCCGAACTGCCGCAGGCTGCGCTCGACGGCCCCCGGCATGTAGATCGCCGACCACCCGACGACCCCCAGAACGCCCGCCGACACCAGCATCGCCCCCGGCAGCAGCGGCGGCCAGGGGATGCGGGAGCCCAGCAGGAAGCGCTGGGTCCACCACCACAGGAGCGTCCCGGAGACGAACTGCAGCGGGACGCCGAGGGCCGCGCCCACGCCGAAACCGTCGTGCAGCGGGCCCTGGAGCAGCAGGTCGACGAGCCAGACCGCGAGCCAGACCACCCACCGCCACGCGACCAGCCGGGCGCCGGCCCTGGGCATCCGCCAGGCCCGTTCGCAGGTCCGCTGCAGGGCGCGGCTGCAGGCCGTCGCCGAGAGCAGGGTGACGATGACGCCGACGATGCCGATGGAGTTGGTCTCGGTGGTGTCGTCGGCCGAGTAGACCTGCCGGACCTGGTCCAGCGCGTCGTCGTGCAGCCCGAGTACGGAGTGCAGCGAGGAGACGAGCTGGTCGCGGACCCCCTGGGGCGCGAACGCGGCGATCACGAAGAGCGCGGGCAGGGCGCCCAGGAAGGCCTGGGCGGCCAGCCGGGTGGCGCAGTCCAGGACGTTCACCACGCTGAACTCGTGGACGAGCCGTCCGATGAACGGGACCCTGCGCAGCACCCGGTCGAGAACGGTCACAGGCGAGGGGGGTCCTCGTAGTACCGCTGCTCGTAGACGCGCTCGGATTCATGGCGGCGGTCCGTACGCCGGCGGCGGCCGAAGGCCAGCAGCATGCCGATGAGAAGACTCGCGGCTCCGCCGAGCATGCAGATGGTGCCCAGGACGCCGATGTCGATCCACCGGGTCTGCCAGGTGATCGCGTATCTCAGGATCGCCCCGATGATGATGAGGGCGAGCCCACCGGCTGCGGTCATGTCGAGGTCCCTTCCGGGGCATGGACGGCGTCGGTCGTCACCGGCTCTCCGCCCAGCCTGCGGGGCGCGGCTCCCGCTGTCCTGTCGGGAGCCGTCACGTTGGGCCGTTGGGGGACGGGAATGCCATAGTCTGAATGCAGACAAATACTCCCAAAGTTATGCTGGCGATCCGATTCCGGTAGCGGAATCGGACACCGCACCCAGGAGAGGACGGACCGTGGGAATCGGACCCGTCGAATACCTTGTCGTCGCATTTCCCGGCAGCCGGTTCACCGGCCGCATCGCACCCGCGCTCGCCGACATCGTCGCGTCCCGCACCGTACGGATCCTCGACATCACCTTCGTCCGGCGGGCGGCGGACGGGACGATCGACTGTGTGGAGCTCCAGGACCTCGACCCCGACGACCTGGTCGCCTACGACCCGGTGGAGGGCACCATCGCCGGGCTCTTCAACGACGCGGACATCCAGGCGCTCGCCCGGAGCGTGCCGCCGGGCAGCTCGGCGGCGCTCATCGTCTGGGAGGACCTGTGGGCGGTGCCGCTCACCGATGCCGTCCGCGGTGCGGGCGGCATCACCGTGGCCCATGAGCAGATCCCGGCGGAGGTCGCGGAGCGGGCTCTCGCGGAAGCCCGCTGACGCTCCGCCCGCCGGTCCGACGACTCGGAAAGGACGTCCCGACATGCCGTTCCGCAGAGGAGCCATGAACCGCAGGGGGCCCGGACTGCTGGGCGCCGTGGCGCGCACCGCCGTGGTGGCCGGCACCGCCTCCGCCGTCAGCGGCCGGGTGCGGCAGCACCAGGAGCAGAAGTCCGCCGGCCAGGAGGAGCAGCAGGCCGCGCAGCCCCCACAGGCCCAGGCGGCGCCGCCCGCCGCGCCGCAGGCCGCCGACGACACCCTCAGCCGTCTGGAGCGGCTGGCGGGGCTGAAGTCCCAGGGAATCCTCACGGAAGAGGAGTTCGCCGCCGAGAAGGCGAAGATCCTGTCGGGTTGACCGGCGGGAACCGCGACACCCCGGGAGTACGGATATGCCCGAACAGGACCGGCCGCCCGACCGCGGCGAGCTCCCGGGCACCGGCACGCCCCGCACCGGTCTGGCCGAACGCCTCGCCCTGAACCACATGGGCAGCTTCGACTGGGACCTCAGGCTCGGCACCCTGGAGCTGGACCCGGCCGCCCTGGAGGTCTTCGACCTGCGGCCGGAGGAGTTCAACGGCCGGCCCAACTCCCTGTACAGCCGGGTGACGCCCGAGGACGGCGCCCGGCTCGACGCCGTACTCAACCGGGCCCTGCACGAACGGGCGTCGTCGTACGGCATGTACTTCCAGGCGTTCCTCCGGGACGGCACACCGCGCTGGACGCACACCCAGGGCCGCATCCTGCGCGACGAGGACGGCAAGGCCGTGCGCGTCATCGGCATCGTCCGGGACGCCACCGCGGAACTCACCCACTCCACCTTGCTGCGGACCCTGGAGGAGGACCGCAAACGCCAGACCTCCATGGTGGAACGGACCACCCAGGCCCTGTCACGCGCCGTCACCGTCGACGACGTCACCGCCGCGCTGACCGGCACCGGCGGGCTGGAGCGGTTCGGGGCCGACGGCCTCGCGCTGGGGCTGGTCGACGGCAGCATGCTCAAGATCATCGCGCTGACCGGCCGGTCCATGGAGGTCCTGTCGGACCTGCGGCTCACCCGGATCGACGACGACCTCCCGCTGTCCGAAGCGATCCGGAAACAGCGCTCCCGGTTCGTCGGCTCGCTGGCGGAACTCGCCGACCGCTTCCCCCGGCTGCGGCCCTACATGGCGGAGTTGGAGATCGAGGCGGCGGCCTACCTCCCGCTGGTGGCCCAGGCCCGCTCCATCGGCGGCCTCTGCCTCTTCTACCGGGACCGCACCCACTTCACCGCCGAGGACCGCAACCTCTGCCTCGCCCTCGCGGGCATCGTCGCCCAGTCGCTGCAGCGCGCCATGCTCTTCGACCAGGAGCGCGAGTTCGCCACCGGGCTGCAGGCGTCGATGCTGCCGCGGCGGATCCCCGAGGTCGCCGGCGGGGAGATCGCCGTGCGCTACCACGCGGCCTGGAGCGGCCGGGAGGTCGGCGGAGACTGGTACGACGTCATCCCGCTGCCGCAGGGCCGCATCGGCGTGGTCGTCGGCGACGTCGAGGGCCACGACACCCACGCGGCGGCCATGATGGGCCAGCTCCGCATCGTGCTGCGCGCCTACGCCGCCGAGGGACACGCCCCTTCCACGGTGCTCGCGCGCGCCTCGCAGTTCCTCGCCGAGCTCGACACCGAACGCTTCGCCACCTGCACCTACGCCCAGGTCGACCTGGCCACCGGCGACGTGCGCGTGGTGCGGGCCGGGCACCTCGGGCCGCTGATCCGGCACACCGACGGGCGGACCGGCTGGCCCAACGTCCGCGGCGGGCTGCCGCTCGGCCTGGCCACCCACTTCGAGGACCACGAGTACCCGGAGACCCGGCTGGACCTGGTGCCGGGGGAGACCCTGCTGCTCTGCACCGACGGGCTCGTCGAGCAGCCGGGCAAGGACATCGGCGAGGGCATGGACGAACTCGCCGACGCCGTACGGCACGGACCGCACGGCGCGGCCGCGCTCGCCGACCATCTCGCCGACGGCCTGTGGGCCCGGCCGGGCGCCGAGGACGACATGGCGCTGCTCCTGCTGCGCCGGGCGCCCGACCTGGGCACCGCCAAGGCCCCGCGCATCCACCAGTACGTCCACCAGGCCGACCCGGAGGGGCTGGCCGAGGCCCGCGCGGTGCTGCGCCAGGCGCTGTCGGACTGGGGCGCGGGCGAACTGGCCGACGATGTCGAGCTGGTGGCCGGCGAACTCCTCACCAACGTCCTGCTGCACACCGAGGGCGGTGCCGTGATGACGCTGGAGATCGTCCCCTCGGTACGGATCCGGGGGCCCCACCGGGTGCGGCTGGCCGTCCAGGACCGCTCCAGCGTCTGGCCCCGCCGCAGGACCCCGGGCGAGGCCGCGACCTCGGGCCGCGGTCTGCTGCTGATCGACTCCCTCGCCACCCGCTGGGGTGTGGAGCCGCGCGGGGAGGGCAAGTCGGTGTGGGCCGAGTTCCGGTGGCTCGGGGCGGACGACCGGCCGGAGACGGGCCCCCCGGCTCCCTGACCCCCGGCGCGGCCGTTCCCGGCTTCCGGCGTCAGAAGGGTTCGCGCACGCCGGGCGGCAGGCCCGGCAGCCCCGACGGGCCCGCGCGCTCCTGGAGGTGCAGGGCGCGGAGCACGATCTCCGTCGCGAACCGGGCGTCGGGATCGGAGAGTTGGTCACCGAAGGCGCGGTCGAGGATCCGCATGCGGTAGCGCACGGTCTGCGGGTGCACTTCGAGGAGTTCGGCCATCTGGGCGGCGGTGCCGCGGGTGGTGAGCCACGTGCGCAGGGTGTCGACGAGCCGGGTGCGCTGGGTGGGGGTGAGGCCGACGAGCGGGCCGAGGTGCTTCTTGCTGAGCTGGTTGATCAGGGCCGGGTCCCCGAGGAGCCATAACGGCAGTAGGTGGTCCTCGCACAGCACCACCGGACGGTCGTCGATGATCCCGGCGTCGGCCAGCGCGAGGGTCTGCCGCGCCCAGCGCAGCGAGTCCGCCGCGTCCCCCAGCGGGGTGGTCAGGCCGACCGCCGCCCGGCTGCCGGTCAGTGCGGTGTCGAGGGCCGCGCGCCGGACGTCGTCGAGCGGTCCGGGGACCAGCAGATGGGGTTCGGGTCCCGACAGGTCGACGAGGATGTCGCGGTCCAGGGCCGCCCGGGTCAGC from the Streptomyces sp. RKAG293 genome contains:
- a CDS encoding DUF6325 family protein; translated protein: MGIGPVEYLVVAFPGSRFTGRIAPALADIVASRTVRILDITFVRRAADGTIDCVELQDLDPDDLVAYDPVEGTIAGLFNDADIQALARSVPPGSSAALIVWEDLWAVPLTDAVRGAGGITVAHEQIPAEVAERALAEAR
- a CDS encoding YhjD/YihY/BrkB family envelope integrity protein, producing MTVLDRVLRRVPFIGRLVHEFSVVNVLDCATRLAAQAFLGALPALFVIAAFAPQGVRDQLVSSLHSVLGLHDDALDQVRQVYSADDTTETNSIGIVGVIVTLLSATACSRALQRTCERAWRMPRAGARLVAWRWVVWLAVWLVDLLLQGPLHDGFGVGAALGVPLQFVSGTLLWWWTQRFLLGSRIPWPPLLPGAMLVSAGVLGVVGWSAIYMPGAVERSLRQFGPFGSLFVLLSWLIVLFTVITIGVCVGYVIAHEKPVARRLGTPPPPAPPAGPAAPSVTASGP
- a CDS encoding APC family permease; translated protein: MASMDIPAGGKDAAKAASPATSAARVPGKQYMSWLTLAFMTTSSVASLRAAPSMAVYGLAAVFLYVVPAIVFLIPTALVSAELASGWNGGVYRWVSEGLSKPMGFLAVWCQFAMTIFYYPSLLAYVASTFAYIIDPRLASNGLYVAIVIVVLFWTGVWVSSRGTKAVAGLASGGLIIGTLIPGAVLVILGFVFLGQGNTSAAPMDASHILPQWTGLASLVLIVNNFLSYSGMEMNAVHVSSLRNPDKEFPKSMFTAMGLVLLIFILPALAVSWVVPAHDLSLTAGVIQAFDAFFSYFNVGWLTPVFGVMLVAAALGGMLTWLAGPSKGLLLISRQEGYLPPFLQRLNRFGVQQNILVAQGVVTTVIALLYAFIPNVSSAYWIFSVITTQIYLIVYLLMFAAAIRLRKTQPDHPRGYRAPALPVLCVVGLLSSLAALVIGFVPSSQFGGGSVLAYVGIVTAGLLLLGLLVPYLFYTLRKPSWRQHVDEDPAEAGVDA
- a CDS encoding aldehyde dehydrogenase family protein, which encodes MSYFSELALQYIDGEWRSGSGSWDIVDFNPYNGDKLASITVATKAEVDQAYRAAERAQTAWAETNPYARRLVFERALKVIEEHEAEITEAIIAELGGTYLKAGFELALTKDMLRQSMQLALHPEGRILASPVDGKENRLYRKPVGVVGVISPFNFPLFLGLKSIAPALALGNAVVLKPHQNTPVVGGTLIARIFEEAGLPAGLFNVVITDIAEIGDSFIEHPVPKVISFTGSDHVGRHVATVAASHFKRTVLEMGGNSALVVLDDADLDYAVDAAVFSRFAHQGQVCMAANRVLVDRSVEQEFTRKFVAKTASLIVGDPADPATQIGPLINTLQAERITAEVAQAVEAGATALLLGEADGAVVSPTVLGDIPADAAILRRELFGPVVLVVPFDGEEEAVRIANDTPFGLSGAVHTRDIERGVRFAQRIDTGMMHVNDGTIADEPIVPFGGEKASGVGRLNGDATVDAFTTVKWISIQHGRSRFPF
- a CDS encoding helix-turn-helix transcriptional regulator, whose amino-acid sequence is MTTGQPGGGSIVRRILLGAQLRRLREAGGITREAAGYSIRASESKISRMELGRVSFKERDVADLLTLYNVVDDEDRAALLGLVREANVAGWWHGYGDVLPAWFQTYVGLEESASLIRTFEVQFIHGLLQTEDYSRAVVELGHPGAATSEIERRVGLRMERQKLLVSERAPHFVAVMDEGALYRPFGGRDVMRGQLSHLMEVAQQPNVTVHVLPFEIGGHAAGGGAFTLLRFPESDLSDLVYLEQLTSALYIDKREEVDFYDKTMERLCADSLSAERSLERLRKIHQQA
- a CDS encoding SHOCT domain-containing protein; translated protein: MNRRGPGLLGAVARTAVVAGTASAVSGRVRQHQEQKSAGQEEQQAAQPPQAQAAPPAAPQAADDTLSRLERLAGLKSQGILTEEEFAAEKAKILSG
- a CDS encoding SpoIIE family protein phosphatase; the protein is MPEQDRPPDRGELPGTGTPRTGLAERLALNHMGSFDWDLRLGTLELDPAALEVFDLRPEEFNGRPNSLYSRVTPEDGARLDAVLNRALHERASSYGMYFQAFLRDGTPRWTHTQGRILRDEDGKAVRVIGIVRDATAELTHSTLLRTLEEDRKRQTSMVERTTQALSRAVTVDDVTAALTGTGGLERFGADGLALGLVDGSMLKIIALTGRSMEVLSDLRLTRIDDDLPLSEAIRKQRSRFVGSLAELADRFPRLRPYMAELEIEAAAYLPLVAQARSIGGLCLFYRDRTHFTAEDRNLCLALAGIVAQSLQRAMLFDQEREFATGLQASMLPRRIPEVAGGEIAVRYHAAWSGREVGGDWYDVIPLPQGRIGVVVGDVEGHDTHAAAMMGQLRIVLRAYAAEGHAPSTVLARASQFLAELDTERFATCTYAQVDLATGDVRVVRAGHLGPLIRHTDGRTGWPNVRGGLPLGLATHFEDHEYPETRLDLVPGETLLLCTDGLVEQPGKDIGEGMDELADAVRHGPHGAAALADHLADGLWARPGAEDDMALLLLRRAPDLGTAKAPRIHQYVHQADPEGLAEARAVLRQALSDWGAGELADDVELVAGELLTNVLLHTEGGAVMTLEIVPSVRIRGPHRVRLAVQDRSSVWPRRRTPGEAATSGRGLLLIDSLATRWGVEPRGEGKSVWAEFRWLGADDRPETGPPAP
- a CDS encoding STAS domain-containing protein codes for the protein MQDDAHSDPPIGPPYLVPPANPYARTYRIDGFTVVELRGELDIDTARFVAPHLDLVSGGPPPLRVVVDLCPLEFIDCYGLSLLCRARRRVQARGGELRTVCDRPSTLRLLRLTGLAEAFHPVPNLARAMGG
- a CDS encoding dipeptidase gives rise to the protein MSDDLKQRISGLMPRAKADLTELVAMTSVADPRQYPAEECHRTARWVADAFTELGFTDMRLADTIDGSKAVLGHRPGPPGAPTVLLYCHYDVQPPLDDAAWTSPPFQLTERDGRWYGRGTADCKGNIAMHLTALRALGDDIPVTLKFIAEGSEEQGTGGLEDFVPKNAEELRADAILVCDTGNAAVGVPAATVTLRGLANVVVTVTALDSEMHSGMFGGPAPDALAALIHMLASLRDSRGNTTVDGLDNTRTWTGEGYDPEQFRTDAHMVAGTELLGDGTVSDMLWARPALTVLGIDCPPVVGSSAAIQATAAARLNLRVPPGTDPRTAQDALAAHLEKAAPWGVRVEIERESSGAPFEAVTTGPAYAALGAAMEEAYGKPMTTLGQGGSIPLCNVFADTYPGAEIILMGVEEPLCLIHAPNESVDPTEIANMALSEALFLRSFGKK